A part of Papilio machaon chromosome 11, ilPapMach1.1, whole genome shotgun sequence genomic DNA contains:
- the LOC123721405 gene encoding regucalcin-like → MVPTIKAVQTISFGEGPHWDVDEQVLYYVNFLDSTINKYNPATGQNTKTNIAQFPKTYTSFVIPIEGRKHHFLCGIKRDIVEIEWKGDNDKAVVLRTIASVENDRPENFLNDGKADRKGRLVTGTVSGNRDSETLDDMILPEKGSLYRIDSDGHVHKLDEKITIPNGLAWDAEGKTLYHVDTMDCIRRYDYNIETGHISNCQKLFVPNDHGIEGICDGLTIDTDDNLWVAVYQGGQILKIDGKTGEILQTVTMPTRDVTSLTFGGPNLDILYVTSSNMQWQRNEPVWGAAIYEVYGLCVRGYPAFKVQLNS, encoded by the exons ATGGTGCCTACGATAAAAGCAGTACAGACCATCAGCTTCGGCGAGGGCCCACACTGGGACGTAGATGAACAAGTTCTGTACTACGTTAACTTCCTCGACAGCACAATCAACAAATACAACCCAGCAACCGGGCAGAACACCAAAACCAATATAG CCCAGTTTCCAAAAACATACACATCATTCGTGATTCCAATCGAGGGTAGAAAACACCACTTCCTCTGCGGCATAAAGCGAGACATCGTCGAAATAGAATGGAAGGGCGATAACGACAAAGCGGTGGTCCTGCGAACTATTGCCAGTGTCGAAAATGACCGACCCGAAAATTTCTTGAATGACGGCAAGGCAGACCGGAAAGGACGTTTGGTTACAG GAACAGTAAGTGGTAACCGCGACAGTGAAACTCTGGATGACATGATACTGCCCGAAAAAGGTTCTTTGTACAGAATAGATAGCGATGGCCACGTACACAAGTTAGACGAAAAGATCACCATACCTAATGGTTTGGCGTGGGATGCAGAAGGAAAGACCTTGTATCACGTGGACACTATGGACTGCATTCGACGATACGACTACAACATTGAGACTGGACATATAT CAAattgtcaaaaattatttgtccCGAATGATCACGGGATCGAAGGAATATGTGACGGCCTGACCATAGACACGGATGACAATCTCTGGGTTGCCGTATATCAAGGGGGTCAG atattaaaaattgatggCAAAACGGGAGAAATACTTCAGACAGTGACAATGCCAACTAGAGATGTGACATCACTGACTTTCGGCGGACCGAATTTAGACATCTTGTACGTTACTTCTAGCAATATGCAATGGCAAAGGAACGAACCTGTGTGGGGAGCGGCTATTTACGAGGTCTATGGACTGTGTGTACGAGGATATCCTGCATTTAAAGTTCAATTAAATagctga
- the LOC106714630 gene encoding regucalcin produces the protein MSLSVQKIVDPTLLGEGPHWDDKQQALYFVDINLKSINKYVPATGAHTKTFLEGRVGFIVPVDGTDDQFVVGVERKFLIIQWDGENDSKVKVVKELGEVDQDVPTNRINDGKADPKGRLYAGTMGHEDSLGNFAMEKGSLYRLDRRGIVKMCSGVSISNGLAWDLREKAMYYNDSLEGKIRRYDYDVDTGDISNLKYIFDFKKNNIDGFPDGMTIDTDGNLWVANFDGSCVLKIDPKAGSVLQKIPIPAKQVTSVTFGGTNLDVLFVTTASMNIKEEQKPPCGSTFMVLGLGVKGHPNDKFKLS, from the exons ATGTCATTATCGGTGCAAAAAATCGTTGACCCAACATTGTTAGGAGAGGGACCCCACTGGGACGACAAGCAACAGGCTTTGTACTTTGTGGACATCAATTTGAAGtccattaataaatatgtgccTGCTACAGGAGCCCATACTAAGACTTTTTTAG agGGTCGTGTGGGTTTTATAGTACCTGTAGATGGTACAGATGATCAATTTGTTGTTGGTGTGGAGAGGAAATTCTTGATAATCCAATGGGATGGTGAAAATGATAGTAAAGTCAAAGTTGTAAAAGAACTAGGAGAAGTTGACCAGGATGTACCGACAAATAGAATCAATGATGGAAAAGCTGATCCTAAAGGAAGATTGTATGCTG GTACAATGGGTCATGAGGATTCCCTTGGTAATTTTGCTATGGAAAAAGGCTCATTATATAGATTGGATAGGAGGGGTATTGTCAAGATGTGTAGTGGCGTAAGTATTTCTAATGGTCTTGCGTGGGACCTTAGAGAAAAGGCAATGTACTACAATGATTCACTAGAGGGTAAAATCAGGCGATATGATTATGATGTGGATACAGGTGATattt ccaatcttaaatatatctttgatttcaaaaaaaataatattgacgGTTTCCCTGATGGCATGACCATAGACACGGATGGTAATCTGTGGGTTGCCAACTTTGATGGATCATGTGTCCTTAAAATAGACCCAAAAGCTGGGTCTGTGCTGCAAAAGATTCCGATACCAGCTAAGCAGGTCACTTCTGTTACTTTTGGAGGAACAAATCTTGATGTTCTGTTTGTTACAACAGCtagtatgaatataaaagaGGAACAAAAACCTCCTTGCGGTTCAACCTTTATGGTGTTAGGATTGGGTGTTAAAGGTCATCCTAATGACAAATTTAAGTTgtcttaa
- the LOC106714625 gene encoding regucalcin, whose protein sequence is MAPVTEAVLTVSFGEGPHWDVDEQVLYFADFTNNTINKYNPATRERTCSEFDDHVSFIIPIEGKKHHFLGGMKRNIVEIEWNGENDTARIVRIVAQVDKDKPINLFNDGKADPRGRLYAGTFGYNKSGSMTTESFVRENGSLYRLDEDGQIHKLDDKITIANGLAWDIERKYFYYVDSVDGIRRYDYDIETGNISNCQKIFIPAEHGLKGSCDGMTIDTDGNLWVALFEASKVIKVEGETGKLLQKVTIPTNEVTSVAFGGPNLDILYVTSFNTRCKKTEVVWGAALYEVTGLGVRGHPPSKVKIN, encoded by the exons ATGGCACCAGTAACAGAAGCTGTGCTGACTGTCTCATTCGGCGAGGGCCCGCATTGGGACGTAGATGAACAAGTCCTGTACTTTGCCGACTTCACCAACAACACAATCAACAAATACAACCCGGCGACCAGGGAAAGAACCTGTTCAGAGTTTG ATGATCACGTATCATTTATCATACCGATCGAAGGCAAGAAGCATCACTTCCTCGGCGGGATGAAACGGAACATCGTCGAAATAGAATGGAACGGTGAGAACGACACCGCGAGAATCGTTAGAATTGTGGCGCAAGTTGACAAAGACAAGCCAATCAATCTGTTTAATGACGGCAAAGCAGACCCTAGAGGACGATTGTACGCTG GTACATTTGGTTATAATAAAAGTGGGTCAATGACAACTGAGAGTTTTGTTCGTGAGAACGGCTCATTATACCGTTTGGATGAGGATGGTCAGATTCATAAGTTGGATGATAAGATCACCATAGCGAATGGTCTGGCGTGGGATATTGAgagaaaatacttttattacgTAGACTCTGTGGATGGGATTCGAAGATATGATTATGACATCGAAACTGGAAATATAT caAACTGCCAAAAAATTTTTATCCCAGCGGAACACGGGCTTAAAGGATCTTGTGATGGTATGACCATAGACACGGACGGTAATCTATGGGTGGCTTTATTTGAAGCAAGCAAg GTTATAAAAGTTGAAGGTGAAACGGGAAAATTGCTCCAAAAAGTCACTATACCTACGAACGAAGTTACGTCGGTTGCGTTTGGTGGACCGAACTTGGATATCCTTTATGTGACGTCATTCAACACTCGGTGCAAGAAGACCGAAGTTGTGTGGGGCGCGGCCTTGTACGAGGTCACAGGCCTCGGTGTAAGGGGACATCCACCTtccaaagttaaaataaattaa
- the LOC123721406 gene encoding regucalcin-like codes for MAPVTEAVLTISFGEGPHWDVDEQVLYFVNYTDNTINKYNPATRERTCSEFDDHVSFIIPIEGKKHHFLCGMKRNIVEIEWNGENDTARIVRIVAQVDKDKPINMFNDGKADPRGRLYTGTLGFNDSGSMSLESFVRENGSIYRLDEDGQIHELDGKITLANGLAWDIERKYFYYVDSMDGIRRYDYDIETGNISNCKKIFVAAEHGFKGLCDGMTIDTDGNLWVALMQSSKVNILLMDFNNCYVIKIEGETGKLLQKVTIPTNEVTSVAFGGPNLDILYVTTANTRCKKNEPAWGAALYEVTGLGVRGHPSTKVKIN; via the exons ATGGCGCCAGTAACGGAAGCGGTGCTGACTATCTCATTTGGCGAGGGCCCGCATTGGGACGTAGATGAACAAGTCCTGTACTTTGTCAACTACACCGACAACACAATCAACAAATACAATCCGGCGACCAGGGAAAGAACCTGTTCAGAGTTTG ATGATCATGTATCATTTATCATACCGATCGAAGGCAAGAAGCATCACTTTCTCTGCGGGATGAAACGGAACATCGTCGAAATAGAATGGAACGGTGAGAACGACACCGCGAGAATTGTCAGAATTGTGGCGCAAGTTGACAAAGACAAGCCAATCAATATGTTTAATGACGGTAAAGCTGACCCTAGAGGACGGTTGTACACTg GTACATTAGGTTTTAATGACAGTGGGTCAATGTCACTTGAGAGTTTTGTTCGTGAGAATGGCTCAATATACCGTTTGGATGAGGATGGTCAGATTCACGAGTTGGATGGTAAGATCACCCTCGCGAATGGTCTGGCGTGGGATATTGAgagaaaatacttttattacgTAGACTCTATGGATGGGATTCGAAGATATGATTATGACATCGAAACTGGAAACATAT caaactgcaaaaaaatatttgtcgcAGCGGAACACGGGTTTAAAGGATTGTGTGATGGTATGACCATAGACACGGACGGTAATCTATGGGTGGCTTTAATGCAATCAAGCAAggtaaatatacttttaatggATTTTAACAATTGTTac GTTATAAAAATCGAAGGTGAAACGGGAAAATTGCTCCAAAAAGTCACTATACCTACGAACGAAGTTACGTCGGTTGCGTTTGGTGGACCGAACTTGGACATCCTTTATGTGACGACAGCCAACACTCGGTGCAAGAAGAACGAACCTGCGTGGGGCGCGGCCTTGTACGAGGTCACAGGCCTCGGTGTAAGGGGACATCCATCTaccaaagttaaaataaactaa
- the LOC106714622 gene encoding regucalcin, giving the protein MAPVTEAVLTISFGEGPHWDDDEKVLYYMNFLENSINKYNPETREKIKTEIDQFPNTYTSFLIPIEGKKHRFVGALKRDIVEIEWKGDKEKAVVVRTIAKVDQNKPENVINDGKADPRGRLFTGTFGFNPSGKNLNELIPPERGSLYRMDANGEIHKLDENITISNGLAWDRNGKTFYYVDSVDGIRKYDYDIETGNISNCQKFFVPKDHGIKGMCDGLTIDTDDNLWVAVYDGSLVLKIDGKTGAILQKIEIPKKEVTSLAFGGQKLDILYVTTGNDRKKKIEIEKGAALYEIKGLGVRGFPAFKAKIN; this is encoded by the exons aTGGCGCCCGTGACAGAAGCAGTGCTGACCATTTCCTTCGGCGAGGGTCCGCACTGGGACGACGATGAGAAAGTTCTGTACTACATGAACTTTTTGGAGAATtccataaacaaatataacccGGAAACCAGAGAGAAAATCAAGACGGAAAtcg ACCAGTTTCCTAACACATATACTTCGTTCCTCATTCCTATCGAGGGCAAGAAGCATCGCTTTGTCGGTGCATTAAAACGCGACATAGTTGAAATAGAATGGAAAGGTGACAAGGAAAAAGCGGTGGTGGTAAGAACAATTGCCAAAGTTGATCAAAATAAACCAGAAAATGTCATAAATGACGGAAAGGCGGACCCTAGAGGTCGACTGTTTACAG GAACATTTGGTTTTAATCCGTCGGGTAAAAATCTAAACGAGCTGATACCGCCTGAAAGAGGTTCTTTATATCGTATGGATGCAAACGGAGAGATACACAAGTTGGACGAAAATATCACCATCTCCAACGGACTGGCGTGGGACAGAAACGGAAAGACTTTTTACTACGTTGACTCAGTGGACGGCATTAGAAAATACGATTACGACATAGAGACAGGAAATATAT caAACTGTCAAAAGTTCTTCGTACCGAAAGATCACGGAATCAAAGGAATGTGTGATGGCCTGACCATAGATACGGACGACAATCTCTGGGTTGCCGTATACGATGGAAGCCTG GTTTTGAAGATAGACGGAAAAACCGGTGCAATACTACAAAAAATCGAAATTCCGAAAAAAGAGGTGACGTCTCTGGCGTTCGGTGGACAGAAACTGGACATCCTCTACGTCACCACTGGCAACGACCGCAAGAAGAAAATTGAGATCGAGAAGGGGGCGGCGCTTTACGAGATCAAAGGCCTAGGGGTTAGGGGATTTCCCGCCTTTAAAgctaaaatcaattaa
- the LOC106714631 gene encoding regucalcin-like has protein sequence MAPQVTAVTEPVTLGEGPHWDHREQALYFVSIFDRSIHKYVPATKKHTRSVLDDLVGFIVPIEGKPNHFVVGLKRRIAEVIWDGQDGTAKVIRTIAEIDKHNPENRLNDGKADPRGRLFAGTMGYEYEPGKFYHKKGALYRFDPDGKVHTLAENIDISNGLCWDVEEKAFYYADSFEYAIRRYDYNIETGDISNPKFVFNYKDHGLEGIVDGMTIDTEGNLWVANFDGHQVLKIDPKKGKLLQKIRIPALQVTSATFGGPNLDILYVTSACMNRGVEQKPPCGSTFQLTGLGVKGHPNANARFD, from the exons ATGGCGCCACAAGTGACAGCGGTGACGGAGCCAGTGACGCTGGGCGAGGGCCCGCACTGGGACCATAGAGAACAGGCGCTCTACTTCGTTAGCATCTTTGACCGCTCTATCCACAAATACGTCCCTGCCACAAAGAAACATACGAGATCTGTCCTAG ATGACTTAGTTGGCTTCATAGTGCCAATAGAAGGCAAACCAAATCATTTCGTGGTCGGTCTGAAGCGTCGTATAGCTGAAGTCATCTGGGACGGTCAAGACGGTACCGCAAAAGTTATTCGTACCATCGCAGAGATAGACAAACATAACCCCGAGAACAGACTCAATGATGGCAAAGCTGATCCTAGAGGACGACTATTTGctg GTACAATGGGCTATGAATACGAACCAGGCAAGTTCTATCACAAGAAAGGTGCCTTATACCGGTTCGATCCTGACGGCAAAGTGCACACTTTGGCTGAGAACATCGACATATCTAACGGACTTTGCTGGGATGTTGAGGAAAAGGCATTTTATTACGCGGACTCCTTTGAATATGCGATCAGAAGATACgactataatattgaaactggcgatattt CTAACCCAAAATTCGTATTCAACTACAAGGACCACGGGTTGGAGGGAATTGTCGATGGTATGACCATAGACACAGAAGGTAACCTCTGGGTTGCCAACTTCGATGGTCATCAG GTACTAAAAATCGACCCCAAGAAAGGCAAACTTCTGCAAAAGATTCGTATCCCCGCACTTCAAGTGACCTCCGCAACATTCGGAGGTCCAAACCTGGACATTTTATATGTGACGTCAGCCTGTATGAACCGCGGGGTCGAACAGAAACCTCCTTGCGGGTCTACATTCCAACTGACAGGTCTCGGAGTCAAAGGTCATCCCAACGCTAATGCcagatttgattaa